CGTACATGTGCATATCTGAAGGAAGGGGCGcgcttgtgcgtgtgtgtgtgcacgtgtgcatgccCGTGGGTTTGTATGtgggtgcatgtgtgcatgcctgtgcatGAGTgcgcatgtgtatatgtatgctggcttgtgtgcacatgtgtttgcATGTGCATTTACAGTCATGTGTATTGTATCGGCTTGTGTGTCTTTGTGTTCACGTTTGTAAGCATGTTATGTGTGTTTGTGAGTTTGtgatttgtgcatatttatgtgtATGCACACGCATGTATTGTCCGCATGCACGCATGTATATGTGAATATGCACACGCATATTGTGAATACCAGCGTCATTGTCAATCCCTACAAGCAGATGACCATAGAAAAATCAAGGTGCTTTTGCATGAATGTGGCTGAGGGCAACTTCCTGCCCAACATTCCCTGGAGGACATCCATCAGCCCCCTTGTGCTCTGGCTCTGTCTTGAGGGTATTCTGGAGATACAGTTTGGTGTCTGCCCTACAGAAGATGGAGACATTTCACAGAAACAGGCAGATGCTACGGGCACAGAGGCAGCACGCTCAGGAAGGGGAAGAGTTGGGAGATGAGAGGTCAGGCAGGGCTGGTCCCCTTTGGGGCATGGTGTGTGTGACAGCGGCAACGCGTGACAGGAGGGGCAACCTCCTGTCCTGGAGAAAAGACCTTCCCATCCAGGGAGGGCACGTGGGTGACCTGTGTGCCAGGACTGGGCATAGAAGTTCACTGGAATGAACTCCACGAACACCTGCAGCACGTTCAGGCAGAAGGCACTGTCTCATCCCCAGTTTAGCCTtgagtgccctgcctgccagcacCCGCAGGCTGCTCTGACTTTATCATAGCCATCACTGCTGTCTTTGGTTACTATTGCATGAAATACCTTTTTCTATACATGCATTTTCAACCTTTAGTTATCTGTACCCAAAATGAGTCTCCTGCAGACAGCATACAGAGgaatcatgttttttttaatccattttgccAATCTCTATCTTTTGATGGAGTTTaatctttacatttaaagtaaataCTGATAAGGAGGaacttttttctttgattttcatatttcttctatATGCCTTTCAGCTTTTTTGTTCCTCATTTTCTACATTAGTCTTCTTTTGTGTTAACTTAATTATTTgtagtaaaacatttaaattcctttcttatttcctttcagGTATATCCTTTAGCGATTTTATTTGTGGTTACCACAGGGATTATCATTAACATCCTTTAATTATAGTACTCTCAATTGAATTTATGCTAGCTTAACTTCAGTAATGTACAAAAACTTTGTTCCTTTGTGGTTCTGTCCCCACCCCTTTCAGTTGTTGATGACAAACTATTACCTCTTTATACATTGTGTGTCCAAAACACaacctaaatttttaaataaattaatttcttaaattgtaTAGAAAACAAGTTGTGGACTTACAAACAAAAGATATAATAACAGTGGCTTTTAGACTAATTTTGCTTATCAAGTGTATTAACCTCTTAAATAATGtgtaaaacaaaaaccatagTGACACACCATTGCTACAATAATATTAGGTTTCATAATTGCCCATTCATTTATCATTGCtgagttctttatttcttcatacatTTTTGAGTCACTGcctagtgtcctttcatttcaacctgcAAGACTTTCTGAAAGATTTCTTACATGCATGTGCTGGTCACTTTGATGGTGTCCCACAGATACCATAGgctcttttcacttttcttcaatCTCTTATTCTTTCTGTTCCCTCAGACTTGACAATTTCTACAGTcgtatcttcaagttcactgattctttcttctgcctgttcAAATCTGTCTTTGGATCTCTCCAGTGAAGTATTTATTTCAGTGATTATATTTTCagctctgttatttttatttttttaggttttccatctctttgttgatattttgttttgtttatacatCCTGTTCTGGAATTTTTCCATGTCATCTTTTAGGTCTTTGAGTATCTTTAAGACagttgttttaaatcttttaagttctagTAGATCTGCCATCAAATCTTTTTTCAGGGATTTCtgttgattcatttttttcttttgtatgagCCATACTTTCCTGCTACTTTCTTTGCCATGGAATATTTTGTGGAGAACTGGATATTTCAATCTAATAATGTGGTAACTCTGGAAATCAAATTCTCCCACTTTTTAGGGTTTGCTGGTTTTTCTTAAACTGTTCTTGTAAGTCATTTATTTGATTGTTGCAGACTGTCTTTGTGCTGAGGCCTGAGATATAAACTTTGGGTATTCTTAGATCTTTTCTGAGTCTGCATCTGGACAAGTGGGGTGACCTTCTAATTGCCCCCATAGATGCAGTTGTTTTCTAATGTACTGCAATGCCTGGCTCCCAAAAGAGGAAACACAGAACAATTAAGGGGAAAAATATGCTGGCCCATTAAAGCCCATGGCAGTCACTTAAGTGAGAGGTGGAGAGGCTTGCAATGATGAGGAGGGACAGAAACAATGGTGACCTGTCTTTTGTCTTCACCTCTGTGTTCAGAAGAGCAATCTGTGGTCAAACCACAGATACCTGATACTTGGAGGACAGGGTCCTTTTTGTCCAGCTTGGCTACTGCAAGCTGCATGTAAGTTGCCACAAGACCATGTCCATAGCTGCCTATCACAGGTAGGGGATGAGGGACTGCTACTGTACTAAGAGCTGAAATTAACCACAATTTATTGTTAAGGTTTCTCCTGGAAGTTGCAAGCTAACAATAGATTCCAGAGTTCTAAAATAGATGCCTGGATAGATTCTCACACTATAATGCTTATCTAGCTGGGGAGACAGATTCTTGGTGCATCATCTGCTGCCATATTCACAGAAATTTGGTAAGGCTGCTAGAGTGAAAGTGGTGCAGCTAAGAAGAAACATAGACAGCCTTCCTTAGGACCCCAAACAGAGCCCTGCTCCAATGATTCCCATGGAAGACAAGGAAGGTGGGACACAGGGTTGGGGCCAGATGTTTGCTCGGGCTGCCTCTccagctctgctctctgctctgtAGGAACGGGCCTGAATGGCGCTTCAACCGATTGCGGCTGAACCCAGATGTGCTGTCGCCAAAGGCCGTCCAGAAGTATATTCCCATGGTGGATATGGTGGCAAGGGATTTCTCCCAGGCCCTGAAGGAGAAGGTGCTACAGAATGCCCGGGGCAGCCTGACCCTGGACATCCAGCCCAGCATCTTCTACTACACCATAGAAGGTGTGGggtcagccaggcacggtggctcacacctgtaatcctagcactctgggaggccaatgcgggcggattgctcaaggtcagaagttcgaaaccagcctgagcaagagcaagaccccatctctactataaatagaaagaaattaattggccaactaatatatataaaaaaaattagctgggcatggtggtgcatgcctgtagtcccagctactagggaggctgaggcagtaggatcgcttgagcccaggagattgaggttgctgtgagctaggctgacgccaaggcactcactctagccagggcaacaaagtgagactctgtctcaaaaacaacaacaaaaaagaaggtGTGGGGTCAAGTGGTAGGCTTCATCTCAGCAACTTTGCAGTAAACCAGGAATGGGGCAGGGGGTGCTGGTGGGAGGCAGTGGAGAGTTGTGGGGACTGCCTTTGGCTCAGCAGTGCCATCCTCCCTGCAGCCAGCAACTCAGCACTTTTTGGAGAGCGGCTGGGCCTCCTTGGCAATAACCCCAGCTATGCCAGCCTAAAGTTCATCCATGCCCTGGAGGCCATGTTCAAATCCACCGTACAGCTCATGTACATGCCCAGGAGCCTGTCCCGCTGGACCAGCACCAAGACGTGGGAAGAGCACTTTGAGGCCTGGGACTACATCTACCAGTATGGTGAGCGCCAGGGACTTGACAGTGCTACATCGCAGGGACACTGTGGTGGCCCAGTTGTCTATTCTCCATAGCCCAGGGAAGAGCAGAGACCACATAAAAGAGCTATGGCTTCCTCCATGTCTTGTCAAAGAAAGTTGGGGgtgagcaggggctgggctggactGATCTGGagggcacagggtggggggaggaagggaaactTGTGGGTGTTGGGGTCAGGGTGTGTAGGAGGAAGACAAAGAAGAGGTGCTTCTCAGCTCCATGGCTGGAGGGCTAATTCTTCTTCTTCCTACAGCCAACAATTGCATCCAGAAAATCTATCAGGAACTAGCACTCAACCGCCCTGAACACTACAGCGGCATCATGGCACAGCTGTTGTTGCATGCAGACTTGTCACCAGATGCCATCAAAGCCAATGCCATTGAACTCACAGCAGGGAGTGTGGACACGGTCAGGGCAGCaaccagccccaccccagagagCATCAAGCCCATGCTACCTCCCAGCCAGTGGCCTCCGGTGCCACCTGTCAGCCATGGGCCCGATCCATAGGCTCTGTCTTCCACATTCCTCAGCTCACCCTCAGCCCATGCCTCAGCCCATGCCTCAGCCTGGGAAGTGATAACATTTGCATGTGGGCCTTGGTTGGGATGGGGTCGCCTTTCTCTGGGGGACCCAGGGAAAGGAGTCCAGGTGGGCATTAGGATCACACCCCTGACGCTCCTGGaagaggtgccctgagggaggaGGTCCTGCCGGTGCCAAGGTCTGAGCCTCATACCTGTGGCTCCTGCAGACCTCCTTCCCCTTGCTGATGACATTCTTCGAGCTGGCTCGCAACCCTGAAGTGCAGCAGGCCCTACGCCAGGAGAGCCTGGCAGCCCAGGCCAGCATCACTGACAATCCCCAGAGGGCATTGGTGGAGCTGCCCCTGCTGCGGGCCGCCCTCAAGGAGACCCTGAGGTAGGTGCCGCTGACCCTTCCTCAgctgccccgcccctgcccagctgCCCGGCCCTATGCTGGAGAGCAGTGCCCACTGGGGGTGGCAGCCAGAAAATGGGGCTGATAAGCAGCTTGCCTCAGACCCATTCCCCCTACACATCCTTTCCTCCCTGGAAAGGTGGGGCCCTCCCTTCCTCTGGAGTCTCTTTCACTACTATCCTGGGGGCCAACTTTGGGCACATCCTCCTTAGCATGGGGCTGCTCTGGTTGGGGGCAGGTTTGGCTGAGCTCAGCAGGTACAAGGAAGACCTCATGGTCTGGGCTTCCCATGGGTCCAGGACCTCTGGGGGTCTTGGTAGGAAGGCTGCAGGGGGCATAAGAGGGACCCTGGCAACACTGAGACCACGACTGATGACCCCACTCCAGGCTCTACCCCGTGGGCCTCATCCTGGAGCGACTCCTGTCCTCAGACATGGTGCTGCAGAACTACCACATCCCAGCTGGGGTGAGTGCGCCCTCACCGCCCCTCCAATAGAGCCCCCCAGCCACGTTCCCTGACAGTGCAGCTGacctctccctccccactgtCCTGTCGGTAGACACTGGTCCAGGTGTTCCTCCATTCGCTGGGTCGCCACTCCGCCTCCTTCCCGAGGCCAGAGCGCTATGAGCCCCAGCGCTGGCTAGAGGTCAAGGGTTCCAGCACAAACTTCCGCCACGTGGCCTTTGGCTTTGGCGTGCGCCAGTGCCTGGGGCGGCGCCTGGCAGAGGTGGAGATGCTGCTCCTGCTGCACCACGTAAGCGGCCTGGTGGGGCGAGGCTGGAGCAGAGTAGGGCGGGGCCTGTGTTGGTTGTGTCCTGGGTTGAGCAGGCCTGGGCAGTGCAGGGCCTGATGGGAGTGCGGTGGGGCGCATCTGGGTTGAGGGGGGCCCTGAAGGGGGTCTCATATTGTGGAGGGGTGGGGCCTTGCAGGCTAAGGCAGGCCTGGGTTGGGCTGAGTGGGGCAGGTAGGTCTGGGCTTCTGGCTGGCACTGGTTGGGACCACAGGCTGATCTTCCCCTGCAGCATGTGCCTCACCTGGGAGAGGGGGTGGCGGATGCACCAGGTCCTTGGGCATCTGACTAGACCAGACGAAAACTCAGCTTCTGTTCTAGGTGCTGAAAACCTTCCTGGTGGAGACACTAAACCAAGAGGATGTAAGGATGGTGTACCGCTTCATATTGAGGCCCACTGCTCTCCCCCTCCTCACCTTCAGGGCCATTAACTAGTCATCCCTCTGCACTGAAGCTCTCAGCCTTGCCATCAGCGCCCAGGCCACCCTTCCTCTCTCCGTGTGCACTAAGGGCTGGGCCGCACCTCTGTCCAGCTGGCCCAAAGCCTACAGGGCCAGGGCTTGCCAGGCTACACGGCAAGGCCAGGGTGGAGCTGAGGACACTTTTGCTGTTGAGACCTAACCTTGTCCTCTGCCCCACCTGGCTCCTTCTCTAGCAGGCAGTATCACCTGAGTGCTTTGTCCACATGCCCCCCAGCGCTAGCTCCAGGCTCCTCATGTGTCCATCCAAGGGCCCTCAGATCTGGCCCCATGCCTTCCTATCCAGTCTCACATCCCCCTGTtgccctctccctgtccccttaCAAAAACCTCTGTGTGGCTTGTCTCAGCATCCTTAAAGGGGAAGCCAGCATCTGAGTGTCTAAGCCTAGTTCACTGACTCTATGAAATCCACTGTCTAGGAATGGGATCCTgcaagggagagggaagaggcgCTTGTGATCATTTGTCCTGACACATCCCCATTTTCAAGTCAAGAAAACTTAGTCTGGAGTAAACTGTGACCCCACAGCTAACTAGTGCCAGCCACACGCCCTGGTACTCATTGCCTATGGACTAGGCATTGTCTGGCCAATGGGCATTCGGTGTTCTGCTCCCTGTCCTGTCCCTGGGGCAGATCCTGAGGATGATGAGAGGAGAGGAGGACACGTGTGGGGTGGGATGCTTGGATATAGCTTGAGCAATGTCTCTGTCAACAGGATAGACCTGATTAGGCCAATGATTGTACACATGGCTTTTGTTCACTCCATCTTCTAGTCAACATATGAACACATGCTGTGTGCTCGGACGTGGGGCGGGTGGGCACAGGGAGGCAGCAGTTAGCAAAGGGGACATGCCTCCATCTCCCCCTACCCACTGTGCTCCTAATCCAGCAGAGGACATAGACACCTCAAAACTGGCCCCTCTGCAGCGCACCAGTGCAGCGAAGGAACGTGACTAGGGTGAGGGTGCATCTAGCCATATTGTCTTTACCCCAACTAATTTCACTGGTATGAAGATCACAGCAACCATATTAGAGCTTCTGTTTTCCTATCAATGGAAGAACCTTTCGGTACACCTAGAAGCACACCTAGCTAGACTGTCTTTGTCTTAGCCtgtttaggctgctataacaaaataccatagcctCAGTGttttacaaacaacagaaatttatttcccactgttctggaggctggaaagggtaggCTCAAAGGGCCAGCACATTCTGTGGCTGGGGGGTTTCTCTCCCTGGTTGGCAGATGAGACCttcccactgtgtcctcacatggtggacagggtgagggagctctctggggcctatTTAATCAGGGCACCAGTCCATTCAGAGGGCTTctccctcatgacctcatcacctcccaatGGCTCTGCCCTCCTGTTATCATCACATTGTTGATTAGATTttagcatatgaattttagagagaCACACAAATTCAGATATAGCATTCTGCCTCTGGTTCCTCAAAGTTTATATCCTTCTCATACTCTCTCATGCAGACTACTTGCATTCCTCTCTGGTAGCTCCAAAAGTCTAAACTCGCTCTAGCATCTACTTTAAAGACTAAATCCAAAGtctcatttaaatattatctacATTGGATGTAGATAAGTCTCAAGATACAATTTATCCTGAGTCAAATTGCTCTTGCTAAGAATTTACCAATCAAACaagttatgtgcttccaaaatacaatggttgAACAGGGAAAGGGTTGACATTATCATTCCAGAAGGGAAACACAGGGAAGAAGGAATGGGTAACAAGCCCCAAGcaactccaaaacttagtgggtCATATAGCCTTAAGGCTCAAGAATAATCTTCTTTGACTAATGTCCCATCTCCTGGACACTCTAGGGCATGGCTAGGCCCCCAAGGTCCAGGATTCCTGCCTTTGTTGGATACAGCACACACAGTGCAGTCCTCATGGGGATTTTTATGCTAGACCAGCATCACAGCTAATCCTGAGCCTGG
This genomic interval from Microcebus murinus isolate Inina chromosome 7, M.murinus_Inina_mat1.0, whole genome shotgun sequence contains the following:
- the CYP11B2 gene encoding cytochrome P450 11B2, mitochondrial-like isoform X1; protein product: MAFRAKAGVWMAGPWLSLQGPRALATRASLAPKAVLPFEAIPQSRHNNWMRTLQFWKGQGYENLHLEMHQNFQELGPIFRYDTGGTRTVSVMLPEDVERLQEVESLHPRRMLVEPWLAYRQHRGHKCGVFLLNGPEWRFNRLRLNPDVLSPKAVQKYIPMVDMVARDFSQALKEKVLQNARGSLTLDIQPSIFYYTIEASNSALFGERLGLLGNNPSYASLKFIHALEAMFKSTVQLMYMPRSLSRWTSTKTWEEHFEAWDYIYQYANNCIQKIYQELALNRPEHYSGIMAQLLLHADLSPDAIKANAIELTAGSVDTTSFPLLMTFFELARNPEVQQALRQESLAAQASITDNPQRALVELPLLRAALKETLRLYPVGLILERLLSSDMVLQNYHIPAGTLVQVFLHSLGRHSASFPRPERYEPQRWLEVKGSSTNFRHVAFGFGVRQCLGRRLAEVEMLLLLHHVLKTFLVETLNQEDVRMVYRFILRPTALPLLTFRAIN
- the CYP11B2 gene encoding cytochrome P450 11B2, mitochondrial-like isoform X2 → MAFRAKAGVWMAGPWLSLQGPRALATRASLAPKAVLPFEAIPQSRHNNWMRTLQFWKGQGYENLHLEMHQNFQELGPIFRYDTGGTRTVSVMLPEDVERLQEVESLHPRRMLVEPWLAYRQHRGHKCGVFLLNGPEWRFNRLRLNPDVLSPKAVQKYIPMVDMVARDFSQALKEKVLQNARGSLTLDIQPSIFYYTIEASNSALFGERLGLLGNNPSYASLKFIHALEAMFKSTVQLMYMPRSLSRWTSTKTWEEHFEAWDYIYQYANNCIQKIYQELALNRPEHYSGIMAQLLLHADLSPDAIKANAIELTAGSVDTTSFPLLMTFFELARNPEVQQALRQESLAAQASITDNPQRALVELPLLRAALKETLRLYPVGLILERLLSSDMVLQNYHIPAGVLKTFLVETLNQEDVRMVYRFILRPTALPLLTFRAIN